A genomic region of Caenorhabditis elegans chromosome V contains the following coding sequences:
- the gsnl-1 gene encoding Gelsolin-like protein 1 (Confirmed by transcript evidence), which translates to MGGTSLDPALAEIGKKNGLLVWRINKFVLEPVPEVDHGVFYIGDAYIALYQKYDGCWDVHFWLGKNASTDEIGVAAIKTVEIDDSLGGIPTQHREIQNYESPLFLSYFPDGIRYVSGGYESGYRHVDDQFKNWKPHLFHCKGKRNVRCTEVECEVNSLNLGDVFILDLGKDLYVWMPPESGRLERIKGMARAKNIADHERMGIPKVHILDDVEWDNDSTFWSYFGGVSSVRKVSKGKDDDDNYWKRLTEQITLWKVSDASGAAKVSMVSQGENIRKEQLDPKDAFILDAINGGIFVWIGHECTLEERSKALIWGQNYLKQHHLPRWTQVTRVLESAESTQFTQWFRDWVDEKKKNTFTPLLFQVSDESGLLHVEEIANFTQEDLDGDDVMILDALNSIYVWVGANANANEKKEALNTAKLYLEKDKLPRHKKTAIDTIFQGKEPPTFKKFFPSWDDNLFKNEVRSVQNMRRLLFH; encoded by the exons ATGGGAGGAACATCCTTGGATCCAGCATTGGCCGAGATTGGAAAGAAGAACGGGCTTCTTGTTTGGAGAATTAAT aaatttgtgtTGGAGCCGGTCCCCGAGGTTGATCATGGTGTGTTTTACATTGGAGACGCCTACATTGCACTCTAC CAAAAGTACGATGGATGTTGGGATGTTCATTTCTGGCTTGGAAAGAATGCATCGACTGATGAAATTGGAGTTGCAGCAATCAAGACTGTAGAGATTGACGAT TCTCTCGGTGGAATTCCAACCCAACATcgtgaaattcaaaactacgAATCTCCTCTCTTCTTGTCCTATTTCCCTGACGGAATTCGTTATGTATCTGGTGGTTATGAATCTGGATACCGTCATGTAGACGATCAgttcaaaaactggaaaccTCATTTGTTCCATTGTAAGGGAAAACGAAATGTGAGATGCACGGAG GTGGAATGTGAAGTGAATTCTCTTAATTTGGGAGATGTATTCATTTTGGATCTGGGAAAGGATCTTTATGTTTGGATGCCACCAGAGAGTGGAAGACTTGAAAGAATCAAGGGAATGGCTCGTGCCAAGAATATTGCTGATCATGAAAGAATGGGAATCCCGAAAGTTCATATTCTTGATGATGTTGAATGGGATAATGATTCAACATTCTGGAGTTATTTTGGTGGGGTTTCGTCCGTTAGGAAGGTGTCAAAGGGAAAAGATGACGATGATAACTACTGGAAAAGACTTACGGAGCAAATTACACTTTGGAA AGTTTCCGACGCATCTGGTGCTGCTAAAGTTAGCATGGTTTCTCAAGgcgaaaatattcgaaaagaGCAACTTGATCCCAAG gATGCCTTCATTCTTGATGCAATTAATGGTGGAATCTTCGTCTGGATTGGACATGAATGTACTCTTGAAGAAAGATCGAAGGCTCTTATTTGGGGGCAGAACTATTTGAAACAGCAT CATCTTCCCCGCTGGACACAAGTTACTAGAGTTCTCGAATCAGCTGAATCTACTCAATTCACCCAATGGTTCCGTGATTGGgttgatgagaaaaagaagaacacaTTCACTCCACTCCTTTTCCAA GTTTCCGATGAAAGCGGTCTTCTTCATGTTGAGGAAATTGCAAACTTCACTCAAGAAGATCTTGATGGAGATGATGTCATGATCTTGGATGCTTTGAATTCCATCTACGTTTGGGTTGGAGCAAATGCTAATGCAAATGAGAAGAAAGAAGCATTAAACACTGCAAAGTTGTACTTGGAAAAAGATAAGTTGCCACGTCACAAGAAAACAGCTATTGACACGATCTTCCAAGGAAAAGAACCACCAACTTTCAAGAAATTCTTCCCATCCTGGGACGATAATTTGTTCAAGAAT GAAGTTCGATCCGTGCAGAACATGCGTCGCCTTCTCTTCCactaa